A genomic region of Chondrinema litorale contains the following coding sequences:
- a CDS encoding DUF2167 domain-containing protein, with translation MRKVFTLVAVLLSLYLKSYSQEVDSLALMYAEIESSLNYQKGVIELEAGNAILHVPEGFGFLDKEQSKYVLTDLWGNPEDETVIGLLVPDKKGVLNSDSWVYSISYDEVGYIEDDDAEDIDYDELLEEQQSELKAANPEREKLGYQAIELVSWASDPFYDKNKKILHWAKELNFKGDSLNTLNYNLRVLGRKGMFMINAIASMSEMPEVNASINPVINSVEFKEGSKYADFNPEIDKVASWTIGGLVAGKILAKVGFFAVLAKFWKLILLGIASVGGGLWKMITGKKEEEV, from the coding sequence ATGAGAAAAGTTTTCACCCTTGTAGCAGTCCTTTTATCACTGTACTTAAAAAGTTATAGTCAGGAGGTGGACAGTTTGGCTTTAATGTATGCTGAAATAGAGTCATCGCTCAATTATCAAAAAGGTGTAATTGAGTTGGAAGCAGGGAATGCGATTTTACACGTGCCAGAAGGTTTTGGCTTTTTGGATAAAGAGCAAAGTAAATATGTGCTTACAGACTTATGGGGCAATCCAGAAGATGAAACTGTTATTGGTTTATTGGTTCCAGACAAAAAAGGAGTACTTAACAGCGATAGTTGGGTTTATAGCATCAGTTACGATGAGGTGGGTTATATCGAAGATGATGATGCTGAAGATATTGATTATGATGAGCTGCTAGAAGAGCAACAAAGTGAATTAAAAGCTGCAAACCCAGAAAGAGAAAAGTTAGGTTATCAAGCTATTGAGTTGGTGAGTTGGGCATCTGATCCTTTTTATGATAAAAATAAAAAAATTCTGCACTGGGCAAAAGAGCTAAACTTTAAAGGAGATAGTTTAAACACTCTAAATTACAACCTAAGAGTATTAGGCAGAAAAGGGATGTTTATGATAAATGCAATTGCTTCTATGAGCGAAATGCCAGAAGTAAATGCGAGTATCAATCCTGTAATTAACAGTGTTGAGTTTAAAGAGGGAAGCAAGTATGCCGATTTTAATCCGGAAATAGACAAAGTGGCTTCTTGGACGATTGGAGGTTTGGTTGCTGGAAAAATTCTCGCCAAAGTAGGTTTCTTTGCTGTGTTAGCAAAGTTCTGGAAACTGATTCTATTAGGTATTGCATCAGTAGGCGGCGGACTTTGGAAAATGATTACAGGTAAGAAAGAAGAGGAGGTATAA
- a CDS encoding cytochrome-c peroxidase: protein MKKAARKYQASHLKMLSAPLNILLKSNLFIWLVSAAFFFIFQGCEEKKKEIASDNPFVTVKVASNLADSVPYPERNPFTIEGISLGRKLFYDPILSANNQIACATCHIQGMAFTEGSSLSVRGVSGKELERHVPAIINIAWHKGLFWDGGVKNIESLSFAPLTHEDEMGQDMVELVEELQAIPDYRAHFKRAFGIDTIHTAYIVRALAQFQRTIISDNSKYDQFMRHEEGVALSEVELKGMQVFEEKCSSCHQGAFFTDFLFHNNGLSDTFPMEPEHKAQGRHRVTLKLEDLGRFKTPTLRNVMLTAPYMHDGRFKTINEILNHYDSGMLSSPSLDSLFTARKPKPGVSLDHAEKEAIKAFLHTLTDYSFISDTTLSNPF, encoded by the coding sequence ATGAAAAAAGCAGCGAGAAAATATCAGGCAAGTCACTTAAAAATGCTAAGTGCTCCATTAAATATTTTGTTGAAAAGCAATCTATTTATTTGGCTGGTCTCGGCTGCTTTTTTCTTTATTTTTCAGGGATGTGAAGAGAAGAAAAAAGAAATTGCTAGTGATAATCCATTTGTAACTGTAAAAGTAGCTTCTAACCTAGCTGACTCTGTACCTTATCCAGAAAGGAATCCATTTACCATAGAAGGCATCAGTTTGGGAAGGAAGTTGTTTTACGACCCCATACTTTCGGCAAATAACCAAATAGCTTGTGCGACTTGCCACATACAAGGAATGGCATTTACAGAAGGTTCTAGCCTTTCTGTAAGAGGAGTTTCCGGCAAAGAACTGGAAAGGCATGTACCGGCAATCATCAACATTGCTTGGCACAAAGGGCTTTTCTGGGATGGAGGCGTAAAGAATATTGAATCTTTATCTTTTGCACCGCTCACTCACGAAGATGAGATGGGGCAAGACATGGTAGAATTGGTAGAAGAGTTGCAGGCGATTCCAGATTATCGGGCACATTTTAAAAGAGCTTTCGGCATTGACACTATTCATACAGCATATATCGTAAGGGCTTTGGCTCAGTTTCAGCGAACCATCATATCTGATAATTCAAAATATGATCAGTTTATGAGACATGAAGAAGGAGTTGCATTGAGTGAAGTAGAATTGAAAGGCATGCAGGTTTTTGAGGAAAAATGTAGCAGTTGCCATCAAGGTGCATTCTTTACTGACTTTCTTTTTCATAACAATGGCTTAAGCGATACCTTTCCTATGGAGCCAGAACACAAAGCTCAGGGCAGGCATAGAGTTACTTTAAAGCTAGAAGATTTGGGTAGATTTAAAACCCCTACTCTACGCAATGTAATGCTTACTGCTCCATATATGCACGATGGTCGCTTTAAAACCATCAATGAGATTTTGAACCATTACGATTCAGGTATGTTGAGTTCTCCTTCTTTAGATTCGCTTTTTACAGCTAGAAAACCCAAGCCGGGAGTTTCACTTGATCATGCTGAAAAAGAGGCGATTAAAGCATTTCTTCACACCCTTACAGATTATTCATTCATTTCAGATACTACACTGAGCAATCCCTTTTAA
- a CDS encoding MbnP family protein produces MNKLIKILPFLIPVSLFSCDDDDPVEEDNTGSIKLVVNILNDGEALELDSKEYTNEAGNVYTVTEFKFYLSNVKLRNTSTGAFYLEPDSYHLVERLPESNVYEIEIDDVPIETYNQLEFAVGVDNGKNYSLDNVGALDPTNNMAWDWNTGYKFLLLEGRHLNGSDTPAGLVMHIGSDSNYKTIKLSTDTVEIAQGKEAVYNINAEISQIFKEPNTIDFTTNNVVMFDSIANKVAANYANNMFSISSVED; encoded by the coding sequence ATGAATAAATTGATTAAAATTTTACCCTTTCTAATTCCAGTTTCGCTATTCAGTTGTGATGATGATGACCCTGTTGAAGAAGATAACACTGGAAGCATAAAGCTTGTAGTAAACATCTTAAACGATGGCGAAGCACTAGAACTTGATAGTAAAGAGTATACCAACGAGGCAGGTAATGTCTATACAGTCACTGAATTTAAGTTTTACCTCAGCAATGTAAAACTGAGAAATACATCTACAGGCGCTTTTTATCTTGAGCCAGATAGTTACCATTTAGTGGAAAGATTACCCGAAAGCAATGTGTATGAGATTGAAATAGATGATGTGCCGATAGAAACCTACAACCAATTAGAGTTTGCTGTTGGGGTAGATAATGGCAAAAACTATTCGCTAGACAATGTAGGTGCACTCGACCCAACTAACAACATGGCTTGGGACTGGAACACTGGTTATAAATTTCTTTTACTAGAAGGTAGACACTTAAATGGAAGTGATACTCCTGCTGGTTTGGTAATGCATATCGGTAGCGATTCTAACTATAAAACCATTAAGTTGAGTACCGACACTGTTGAAATAGCTCAAGGCAAAGAAGCTGTGTATAACATTAATGCAGAAATTTCGCAGATTTTTAAAGAACCAAACACCATAGATTTTACAACAAACAATGTGGTAATGTTCGATTCTATTGCGAATAAAGTAGCTGCCAACTATGCCAATAATATGTTTTCCATCAGCAGTGTAGAAGACTAA
- a CDS encoding tetratricopeptide repeat protein — protein MTIATDFFQEANTLQSTNPEKAIELYKQSIEADPTFLDAYNGLGNILLNAGKREEAIKQYEKCIELNPEYKWAYFNLGLSYSIIDIDKSVEYYNKAIEIDPVYVDAYLALGNIYLGKGLIEEAKANYEKCLEIDPNLSIAYFNLGLLLNKAEPENAKTNYEKAIALDPNRVDSYLGLGNIYFDKNDFSKAREQYLKCIELDANYDLAYFNVGLTYENRDNSKAKYYYEKTISINSSFTYALNGLGNIYLEEGNLEEAIVKYEKCIEIDPNFIYAYHNLGLSFEKKDTDKAIAYYEKALLIDPSYPHSYFGLGKIFQEDYKFEEARLKYEKCIEYSPDSYLAYYNIYVIISQTNNEELVTDFVKLVEEKKSAYGYWALGNLYNYFIKDFDKSLHYYNKSRELKEMKEILLDISNHYDATSNLEKAIEILDEAISQDKENVYTLHNKANYLFKKGEYDKARKLCDDALQKYEDKLESDKTFSKDPSNYLYVGGIYFEVLGEYEKAIKLFTKGLKQDETHLGLLLALNKVYAVQSGIMINPDVSLYWKRNANLKTAEKVLKKPFVTAQDQLTMTELYFTEEKYEKAKELINNFLKTGKESAPWYNLKGQLHLIKDEFKEAVWAFKTAIKLEPHNLSLTLNLGNAYLRNKDYFDADNIFKKILKRDPNNVDALIGLGESIMQRSSDEPDEAMLESAENYFKDAVRLGKSGAGSKRLDLHAPKSANKERVYKDIKLSDIYYALGYIKTKQYEDFKVGIKSAYLNDSLNYFIKACECDPENHKALAAKSKVEKYVNTNKETNRLESFGAVLVIAMAFILFVGSQYFFYFGTKSNDQYILNDNAVDYLESILSDVENEIKDIDKLKGIKFEDKNTLVEALKSMAGTDFIQNNSGLIDSIDLKVSTDEKVDLLPAGYYVLISFGSIVFMIAGLYLPKILKLKVGVIELEKNQPTEMNSISLIGILSPEKSTSTEVMSISSIGIQKIQSGQLASVNIP, from the coding sequence ATGACCATAGCAACAGACTTTTTTCAGGAGGCTAATACTTTACAAAGTACCAATCCAGAAAAAGCAATTGAATTATATAAACAGTCAATAGAAGCAGATCCTACATTTTTAGATGCTTATAATGGATTAGGAAATATTTTGCTCAATGCTGGAAAGAGAGAAGAAGCCATAAAGCAATACGAAAAATGTATTGAGTTAAACCCAGAATACAAATGGGCTTACTTTAACTTAGGATTGAGTTATTCAATCATTGACATAGACAAGTCGGTTGAATATTACAATAAGGCAATTGAGATAGATCCTGTTTATGTAGATGCTTATTTGGCACTAGGAAATATTTATCTAGGTAAAGGATTAATAGAAGAGGCAAAAGCAAATTACGAAAAGTGTTTAGAGATAGATCCAAATTTAAGTATAGCTTACTTTAATTTAGGTTTGCTGCTAAACAAAGCTGAACCCGAAAATGCAAAAACTAATTATGAGAAGGCCATTGCTCTCGATCCGAATCGGGTTGACTCATATTTAGGTTTAGGAAACATATATTTTGATAAGAATGATTTTTCAAAAGCAAGAGAGCAATACCTAAAGTGTATCGAACTTGATGCAAACTACGACTTGGCTTACTTTAATGTCGGACTTACATACGAGAATCGTGATAATAGCAAAGCTAAATACTACTATGAAAAAACAATTTCAATAAATTCTTCCTTTACTTATGCACTCAATGGTTTGGGTAATATTTATTTAGAAGAGGGTAACTTGGAAGAAGCCATAGTGAAGTATGAAAAATGTATTGAAATAGATCCAAACTTTATATATGCTTATCATAATCTGGGGCTTTCATTCGAAAAAAAGGATACCGATAAAGCGATTGCATATTACGAAAAAGCACTTTTAATAGACCCTAGTTATCCCCACTCATACTTTGGTTTAGGTAAAATATTCCAAGAAGATTACAAGTTTGAAGAAGCCAGACTGAAATATGAAAAATGTATAGAATACAGTCCAGATAGTTATTTAGCTTATTACAACATTTATGTAATTATTTCGCAAACTAACAATGAAGAGCTGGTTACCGATTTTGTAAAACTGGTAGAAGAAAAGAAATCTGCCTATGGTTATTGGGCATTGGGTAATCTCTATAATTATTTTATTAAAGATTTTGATAAGAGCTTGCACTACTACAACAAAAGTAGAGAGCTAAAAGAAATGAAAGAGATACTTTTAGACATCTCTAACCATTACGATGCTACAAGTAATCTTGAAAAAGCCATTGAAATATTAGATGAAGCGATAAGTCAAGATAAAGAGAATGTTTACACCCTTCATAACAAAGCCAATTACTTGTTTAAAAAAGGTGAATATGATAAAGCTAGAAAGTTGTGCGATGATGCTTTACAGAAATATGAAGACAAGCTAGAAAGTGATAAAACATTTAGTAAAGACCCAAGCAATTACCTCTATGTAGGAGGTATTTATTTTGAGGTTTTAGGAGAATATGAAAAAGCCATAAAATTATTTACCAAGGGATTAAAACAAGATGAAACGCATTTAGGATTGCTACTGGCGCTAAATAAAGTGTATGCAGTTCAATCTGGTATAATGATAAACCCTGATGTAAGCTTATACTGGAAGCGTAATGCCAATTTAAAAACGGCCGAAAAAGTGTTGAAAAAGCCATTTGTAACGGCACAAGATCAGCTTACTATGACTGAGTTATATTTTACCGAAGAAAAATACGAGAAAGCGAAAGAGTTGATTAACAATTTTCTTAAAACTGGTAAAGAAAGTGCGCCTTGGTATAACCTAAAAGGGCAGTTACATTTGATTAAAGATGAGTTTAAAGAGGCGGTTTGGGCGTTTAAAACAGCCATTAAATTAGAACCACATAATTTAAGTTTGACTCTTAACTTAGGTAATGCATATCTGAGGAATAAAGATTATTTTGATGCTGATAATATCTTTAAGAAAATCTTAAAAAGAGACCCTAACAATGTTGATGCTTTAATTGGTTTGGGTGAAAGCATTATGCAAAGGTCATCCGACGAGCCAGATGAAGCCATGTTGGAATCCGCAGAGAATTACTTTAAAGATGCAGTAAGACTTGGCAAATCTGGCGCAGGCTCTAAAAGATTAGATTTACATGCTCCTAAATCAGCCAATAAAGAGCGGGTTTATAAAGATATTAAACTGTCTGACATTTATTATGCTTTGGGCTACATCAAAACCAAACAGTACGAAGATTTTAAAGTAGGTATTAAATCTGCCTATCTTAATGATAGTTTAAATTATTTTATAAAGGCTTGTGAGTGCGACCCAGAAAACCATAAGGCGCTTGCCGCAAAGAGCAAAGTAGAGAAATATGTGAACACCAACAAAGAAACAAATAGGTTAGAAAGTTTTGGTGCTGTACTAGTAATTGCTATGGCCTTTATATTATTTGTTGGTAGCCAGTATTTCTTTTATTTCGGTACAAAAAGTAACGACCAATACATTTTGAATGATAATGCAGTTGACTATTTGGAAAGCATCTTATCCGATGTTGAAAATGAAATAAAAGATATTGACAAGCTTAAAGGGATTAAGTTTGAAGACAAAAATACCCTTGTAGAAGCGCTAAAATCTATGGCAGGCACAGATTTTATTCAAAACAATAGTGGCCTAATAGACAGCATTGATTTAAAAGTTTCTACTGATGAGAAAGTGGATTTACTCCCAGCCGGATATTATGTTCTAATTTCTTTTGGCTCAATTGTATTTATGATTGCCGGCTTGTATCTGCCGAAAATCTTAAAACTTAAGGTTGGTGTGATAGAATTAGAAAAAAACCAGCCTACAGAAATGAACAGTATCTCGCTCATTGGTATTCTTTCTCCTGAGAAAAGTACTTCTACCGAAGTGATGAGCATTTCTTCTATAGGAATCCAGAAAATACAATCAGGGCAATTAGCCTCAGTAAATATACCCTGA
- a CDS encoding MbnP family protein, producing MKISTISKYIFLAFTLAFFNSCNDDDDDTQDVTEAGTISINFSNVIGTSDVELATDFTATSGDEITFTRFQYIISNVTLIGEDGSTYLIPDSYYIFGQASDTSALKEAIEIADIPAGNYTGIQFSVGVDPTTNANTDTYQKGDLQGGLGMDWGWATGYKFINWEGSYFNTSTNEDVVFRFHIGTDDNYRTFEQDFPSTITINGEMTTDIMFEVQANDIFEAVGLNDLGVNLPATDATFTGVMFSPADKATLIADAYANMFTLHHVMNSSAE from the coding sequence ATGAAAATTTCAACAATTAGTAAATACATATTTCTTGCATTCACACTCGCATTTTTCAATTCTTGTAATGACGATGACGACGATACTCAGGATGTAACCGAAGCAGGTACGATAAGCATCAATTTCTCAAATGTAATTGGCACCAGCGATGTAGAGCTCGCTACAGACTTTACTGCTACCAGCGGAGATGAAATCACTTTTACCCGCTTTCAATACATCATTAGTAATGTTACACTTATCGGAGAAGATGGCAGCACTTATTTAATTCCAGATTCATACTATATTTTCGGGCAAGCTAGCGATACTTCTGCATTAAAAGAGGCTATTGAAATCGCGGATATTCCTGCCGGAAATTATACTGGTATTCAGTTTTCTGTTGGCGTAGACCCAACTACCAATGCAAATACAGATACTTACCAAAAAGGAGACTTACAAGGTGGTTTAGGTATGGACTGGGGTTGGGCAACTGGTTATAAGTTTATTAACTGGGAAGGTTCTTATTTTAATACTTCAACCAATGAAGATGTTGTTTTCAGATTCCATATTGGTACTGATGATAATTACAGAACTTTTGAGCAGGATTTTCCATCAACCATTACCATCAATGGAGAGATGACCACCGATATTATGTTTGAAGTGCAAGCAAATGATATTTTTGAAGCAGTTGGTTTGAATGATTTGGGTGTAAATTTACCAGCAACAGATGCTACTTTTACAGGTGTTATGTTTAGCCCGGCTGATAAAGCGACCCTTATTGCAGATGCATATGCGAATATGTTTACGCTACATCATGTAATGAACTCATCTGCTGAATAA
- a CDS encoding DUF4132 domain-containing protein: MTPSRIKKFQLQRNSQPNNNEQTNYEVVIDQLLKHKISMNHAFEKANTEEEKLEFLYSLLNYIQVKPTVYYSVKKIHELLRVFLKSEYKYSYQHLRDLTHAFIGADNEYQYQLPYQLLLDVFEKEIQENGLTNEVEVLLKELVITERRYFGAEEEKINRRIAILLSDKSTTLFEGNDALGHYLASQDYAKIEPVIQFLLKGSGNSKPTKKWLKEAEKLLKERKDDYLQEIIHVWFDITISTLGSIHKYWKEIDSYYFFGEKNIQIVRGAIWLCALINDDKLSAKIEEICHLSFKKIRGHGALSVKIGNAGLYTFSMLPAETGVFFITKVKMKTKYPSVQSHVERLLKEMAEAGGMDKEEIEEIAVPSYGLGEDFTYSEAFEKQSFTAEIKIESLKKVSLGWQNSNGKSQKSIPKILRTEKKADVKRIQELRKEIQEILIAQRDRIEELYLKKRRWSYAIWQKRYLNHAFIGFLAQKLIWVANTGEQSNAFIYLDGKFVNALNEEVKISEDTEIQLWHPIHSKETEISQWRAFMYQHQIQQPFKQAFREIYLVTEAEKNTFNYSNRFAAHILKQHQFTALCKHRGWSYSLMGDWDSHNTPVKRIPAWGISTEFWVDSNLQGIQTSGNGIFMYISTDQVRFYQDDRRLAMEEVPKIVFSEMMRDVDMFVGVTSIGNDTNWQDGGNNDMYTYWHSYSFGNLNEIAKTRKSILEQLVPKLKISDQCSFDGKFLIVDGQLKTYKIHLGSGNILMSPHDQYLCIVPDRNSDQEKVYLPFEGDQMISIILSKAFLLAEDHKITDQLILRQL, from the coding sequence ATGACCCCGTCTAGAATCAAAAAATTTCAACTGCAAAGAAATTCTCAGCCAAATAACAACGAACAAACAAATTATGAAGTCGTAATCGATCAATTATTAAAGCACAAAATTTCAATGAACCATGCTTTTGAAAAGGCTAATACCGAAGAAGAAAAGCTTGAGTTTCTATACAGTTTGCTCAACTATATTCAGGTAAAGCCAACTGTTTACTATTCGGTAAAGAAAATCCATGAGCTGTTGCGTGTGTTCTTAAAATCAGAATACAAGTACAGTTATCAGCACCTCAGAGATTTAACGCATGCATTTATAGGTGCAGATAACGAGTATCAGTATCAATTGCCTTATCAGCTATTATTAGATGTTTTTGAAAAAGAAATACAGGAGAATGGTTTAACAAATGAAGTGGAAGTGCTTTTAAAAGAATTAGTTATAACTGAAAGAAGATACTTTGGTGCAGAAGAAGAAAAAATTAATAGGAGAATTGCCATTTTGCTGAGCGATAAAAGTACTACACTTTTTGAAGGCAATGATGCGCTTGGCCATTATTTAGCTTCGCAAGACTACGCTAAAATAGAGCCTGTAATCCAATTTTTATTGAAAGGCTCTGGTAATTCAAAGCCAACAAAAAAATGGTTAAAAGAAGCCGAAAAGCTATTAAAAGAGCGAAAAGACGACTATCTACAAGAAATTATTCATGTTTGGTTTGATATCACCATATCAACCCTTGGTAGCATCCATAAATATTGGAAAGAAATAGATAGCTATTACTTTTTTGGTGAAAAGAACATACAAATTGTAAGAGGTGCTATTTGGCTTTGTGCTTTAATTAACGATGATAAACTTTCTGCCAAGATTGAAGAAATATGTCATCTGTCTTTCAAAAAGATTAGAGGTCATGGCGCTTTGTCTGTAAAAATTGGAAATGCTGGTTTGTATACATTCTCAATGTTGCCAGCAGAAACAGGCGTGTTTTTCATCACCAAAGTAAAAATGAAAACCAAATATCCATCAGTACAAAGTCATGTTGAGCGGTTGCTCAAAGAAATGGCCGAAGCAGGAGGAATGGATAAAGAGGAAATTGAAGAAATCGCAGTTCCGAGTTATGGATTAGGTGAAGATTTTACCTATTCCGAAGCATTTGAGAAGCAATCTTTCACCGCCGAAATTAAAATAGAATCGCTTAAAAAAGTGAGTTTGGGTTGGCAAAACAGCAATGGTAAAAGCCAGAAATCGATACCCAAGATTTTGAGAACAGAAAAGAAAGCCGATGTGAAGAGGATACAAGAGCTGAGAAAAGAGATTCAGGAAATTTTGATAGCACAAAGAGATCGTATTGAAGAACTTTATCTTAAAAAGAGACGCTGGTCGTATGCAATCTGGCAAAAGCGTTATCTAAATCATGCATTTATTGGTTTTCTAGCGCAAAAGTTAATTTGGGTTGCCAACACAGGAGAGCAATCTAATGCTTTTATTTATTTGGATGGCAAATTTGTAAATGCATTAAACGAAGAAGTAAAGATTTCAGAAGATACTGAAATACAACTTTGGCACCCGATACACAGCAAAGAAACGGAAATTAGCCAATGGAGAGCGTTTATGTATCAGCATCAGATACAACAACCTTTTAAGCAAGCTTTTAGAGAAATTTATCTGGTTACGGAGGCAGAAAAAAATACCTTTAACTATTCAAATCGTTTTGCAGCGCATATTCTCAAGCAACATCAGTTTACGGCACTTTGCAAGCACAGAGGTTGGTCTTACTCGCTAATGGGTGACTGGGATTCTCATAATACACCCGTGAAACGAATACCTGCTTGGGGAATTTCTACAGAGTTTTGGGTAGATTCTAATTTGCAGGGAATCCAAACTTCTGGCAATGGTATTTTTATGTACATATCCACAGATCAGGTGCGCTTTTATCAAGATGATAGAAGATTGGCGATGGAAGAAGTGCCCAAGATCGTGTTTTCTGAGATGATGCGTGATGTTGATATGTTTGTGGGTGTAACAAGCATTGGCAACGATACCAATTGGCAAGATGGCGGCAACAACGACATGTATACTTACTGGCACAGCTATTCATTTGGAAATTTAAATGAAATTGCCAAAACCAGAAAAAGCATTTTAGAGCAACTGGTTCCTAAATTAAAAATAAGTGATCAATGCAGTTTCGATGGAAAATTTCTTATTGTAGATGGCCAGTTGAAAACTTATAAAATTCATTTGGGGAGTGGCAATATTCTTATGAGCCCGCACGACCAGTATTTGTGTATAGTTCCAGATAGAAATAGCGATCAGGAAAAAGTGTATTTGCCCTTTGAGGGAGATCAAATGATTTCCATCATTTTAAGCAAAGCCTTTTTACTAGCAGAAGATCATAAAATCACTGATCAACTAATTCTAAGACAATTGTAA